In Providencia zhijiangensis, a single window of DNA contains:
- a CDS encoding fimbrial protein, with translation MKIIFFTLLLYFSGNAFADEVNFSGVLRHAIPCIVNGGEELVVPFHEVNDKDLYRQRDISEVFEITLSECEFLPDFSFSMSFTGSSNPKIKGSLRIDGDPGDLGYAIVLSSDNGNVDINSQYPIVGMNGNKFPSVIPLKASILGEEDAIKNKSIKLGDFSATTTFNIYYE, from the coding sequence ATGAAGATAATCTTCTTTACTCTATTACTTTATTTCTCTGGGAATGCGTTCGCGGATGAGGTGAATTTTTCTGGAGTATTGAGACACGCCATTCCTTGTATAGTCAATGGTGGCGAGGAGCTTGTGGTGCCATTTCATGAGGTCAATGATAAAGACCTTTATCGTCAAAGAGATATCTCCGAAGTCTTTGAGATTACACTATCTGAGTGTGAGTTTTTGCCTGATTTTTCATTTTCGATGTCGTTTACGGGGAGTAGTAACCCGAAAATTAAAGGTTCGTTGCGAATTGATGGTGACCCCGGTGATTTGGGCTATGCCATCGTATTGAGTAGCGATAATGGCAATGTGGATATTAATAGCCAATACCCTATTGTTGGAATGAACGGTAATAAATTCCCTAGCGTGATCCCGCTTAAAGCTTCCATTTTGGGGGAAGAAGACGCAATCAAAAATAAAAGCATTAAACTCGGGGATTTTAGCGCCACCACCACTTTTAATATCTATTACGAATAA